In Pseudomonadales bacterium, a single window of DNA contains:
- the paaB gene encoding 1,2-phenylacetyl-CoA epoxidase subunit B codes for MATDSLDLFEVFIRSKRGLDHKHVGSLHADDHEQALEYARDVYTRRSEGVSIWVVKSSDIVSSQEEDSESFYDPMDDKPYRHATHYQLPDEVNNM; via the coding sequence ATGGCAACAGACAGTTTAGATTTATTTGAAGTTTTTATCCGTTCTAAGCGTGGTTTGGATCACAAGCACGTGGGCAGTTTACATGCGGACGACCATGAACAGGCACTTGAGTATGCGCGTGATGTATATACCCGTCGTAGCGAAGGCGTCAGCATTTGGGTCGTCAAATCTTCCGATATCGTTTCTTCGCAGGAAGAGGATAGCGAAAGTTTTTATGATCCGATGGACGACAAACCCTATCGTCACGCGACTCATTACCAGCTTCCCGACGAAGTGAACAA
- the paaA gene encoding 1,2-phenylacetyl-CoA epoxidase subunit A, whose product MKTALSEQELEQRFQERIDSEQKIEPKDWMPDAYRKNLIRQISQHAHSEVIGMQPEGNWITRAPSLRRKAVLLSKVQDEGGHGLYLYSTAETLGTSREEMIEALQNGTAKYASIFNYPTLTWGDIGAIGWLVDGAAIVNQVSLQRTSYGPYARGMVRICKEESFHQRQGYEIMLVLARGSAEQKQMAQDSLNRFWWPSLMMFGPHDAESAHSARSMIWKIKRQSNDELRQKFVDQTVPQAEFLGLTVPDPDLKWNEATGHYDFGEIDWDEFHRVLMGNGPCNRQRMQHHVKAHEEGRWVREAMHAYNEKKKAQKTKAVA is encoded by the coding sequence ATGAAGACAGCTTTGAGTGAACAGGAATTAGAGCAGCGCTTTCAAGAGCGTATTGACTCAGAACAAAAAATTGAACCCAAGGACTGGATGCCGGATGCGTACCGGAAAAATTTGATTCGTCAGATTTCCCAACACGCCCATTCCGAAGTGATCGGCATGCAACCAGAAGGTAATTGGATCACGCGTGCGCCCAGCTTGCGTCGTAAAGCGGTCTTGTTGTCCAAGGTGCAGGATGAAGGCGGGCACGGCCTTTATCTGTACAGCACGGCGGAAACGCTGGGCACATCGCGCGAAGAGATGATTGAGGCACTACAAAACGGCACTGCTAAATACGCCTCTATCTTTAATTATCCGACCCTGACCTGGGGAGATATCGGCGCAATTGGTTGGTTGGTGGATGGCGCGGCTATCGTCAACCAAGTGTCTTTGCAACGCACTTCCTACGGCCCTTATGCGCGCGGCATGGTGCGCATCTGTAAAGAGGAAAGTTTCCATCAACGCCAGGGTTACGAAATTATGCTGGTATTGGCGCGGGGCAGTGCAGAGCAAAAGCAAATGGCACAGGATTCGCTGAATCGTTTCTGGTGGCCATCATTGATGATGTTCGGCCCGCACGATGCGGAATCGGCGCATTCAGCGCGTTCGATGATTTGGAAAATCAAACGTCAAAGCAACGACGAGCTACGCCAGAAATTTGTTGATCAAACCGTGCCACAGGCAGAGTTTTTAGGTTTGACTGTGCCCGATCCTGATTTGAAGTGGAACGAAGCCACCGGGCATTACGATTTTGGAGAAATCGATTGGGATGAGTTTCATCGCGTACTGATGGGCAACGGCCCTTGTAACCGTCAGCGCATGCAGCACCATGTCAAAGCCCATGAAGAGGGGCGTTGGGTGCGCGAGGCGATGCATGCCTATAATGAAAAGAAAAAAGCACAAAAGACTAAAGCCGTCGCTTAG
- the pcaF gene encoding 3-oxoadipyl-CoA thiolase, producing the protein MTEAYICDGVRTAIGRYAGALASVRTDDLGAVPIRALMQRYPNVNWEKLDDVFYGCANQAGEDNRNVGRMSALLAGLPAATAAVTLNRLCGSGIDAVGTAARGIKAGEISLAIAGGVENMSRSPFVMGKAESAFSRNAQIYDTTMGWRFVNKLMKAQYGIDSMPETAENVAEQYGVNREDQDAFALRSQQKACAAQDNGNFNDEIVAVEIPRRKQEPLIFDKDEHPRAGTTLEALAKLPTPFREGGTVTAGNASGINDGACALLVASEQAISDYQLTPKARVVAMAVAGVDPRIMGIGPVPAVQKVLKLAGLNIADMDVIELNEAFAAQGLAVMRELGLPDDAPQVNPNGGAIALGHPLGMSGARLVTTATHQLQRTGGRYALCTMCIGVGQGIAMIIERV; encoded by the coding sequence ATGACAGAGGCCTATATTTGTGATGGGGTGCGAACAGCGATTGGTCGTTATGCGGGTGCGTTGGCTTCAGTGCGTACCGATGATCTTGGTGCTGTGCCGATTCGTGCGCTGATGCAGCGCTACCCCAATGTGAATTGGGAAAAATTAGACGATGTATTTTACGGCTGCGCCAATCAAGCGGGTGAAGATAACCGCAATGTGGGTCGCATGAGTGCGTTACTTGCGGGTCTACCTGCGGCGACTGCGGCGGTTACCCTAAATCGTCTTTGTGGTTCCGGTATCGATGCAGTCGGTACAGCGGCTAGAGGCATTAAAGCAGGTGAAATTTCTCTGGCAATTGCTGGTGGTGTCGAGAATATGTCACGCTCGCCTTTTGTTATGGGTAAGGCTGAAAGTGCTTTCAGCCGTAACGCGCAGATCTACGATACCACCATGGGTTGGCGTTTCGTGAACAAGCTCATGAAGGCGCAGTATGGCATCGATTCAATGCCGGAAACGGCGGAAAATGTGGCTGAACAGTATGGCGTTAATCGTGAAGACCAGGATGCTTTTGCGCTCCGAAGTCAGCAGAAGGCTTGTGCTGCGCAGGACAACGGTAATTTTAACGACGAAATCGTCGCCGTTGAAATTCCTCGGCGTAAACAAGAGCCATTGATCTTTGATAAGGACGAACATCCTCGTGCTGGCACCACCTTAGAAGCGTTAGCTAAATTGCCGACGCCTTTTCGAGAAGGTGGTACGGTCACGGCGGGCAATGCCTCTGGTATTAACGATGGTGCTTGTGCGTTACTGGTGGCATCGGAGCAGGCGATAAGTGACTATCAACTAACGCCAAAGGCACGTGTCGTGGCAATGGCAGTTGCCGGTGTCGATCCCCGTATCATGGGTATAGGACCAGTGCCCGCCGTCCAGAAAGTATTAAAGCTCGCCGGTTTGAATATCGCCGATATGGACGTAATCGAATTGAATGAAGCCTTCGCCGCGCAGGGTTTGGCCGTAATGCGCGAATTAGGTTTGCCCGACGATGCCCCACAGGTAAACCCCAACGGTGGAGCCATCGCATTGGGCCATCCCTTGGGAATGAGCGGTGCGCGTTTGGTCACCACCGCAACCCATCAGTTGCAGAGAACGGGTGGCCGCTATGCCTTATGTACAATGTGTATTGGCGTTGGGCAGGGGATCGCCATGATTATCGAACGAGTTTAG
- the paaI gene encoding hydroxyphenylacetyl-CoA thioesterase PaaI — protein sequence MQTSTQTQQALAEACVNTLYQRDVASQDLGMKLISIAPGQVVMEMKITEKMLNGHKICHGGYIFALADSTFAFASNSENFSSVATDCMIDYVKPGKLNDLLTARAKQIDQGKRVGYYDVSITNQEGVKVAHFRGKSYRLGGAILDEDGESK from the coding sequence ATGCAAACCTCTACACAAACACAACAGGCGTTGGCGGAGGCCTGCGTCAACACGCTTTACCAGCGTGATGTGGCATCACAGGATTTAGGCATGAAACTAATCTCCATCGCACCGGGACAGGTAGTGATGGAGATGAAGATTACTGAAAAGATGCTTAACGGCCATAAAATTTGTCATGGTGGTTATATTTTTGCCTTGGCGGATTCCACCTTTGCCTTTGCCAGTAACAGCGAGAATTTTTCATCGGTAGCAACAGATTGCATGATCGACTACGTAAAACCCGGCAAATTAAATGATCTGTTAACAGCGCGAGCAAAGCAGATTGATCAGGGTAAACGCGTTGGTTATTACGACGTGAGTATTACCAATCAAGAGGGTGTAAAGGTTGCCCATTTTCGCGGCAAATCTTACCGGCTTGGTGGCGCCATTTTAGATGAAGACGGAGAGTCAAAATGA
- a CDS encoding 2-(1,2-epoxy-1,2-dihydrophenyl)acetyl-CoA isomerase, whose amino-acid sequence MTFETIKYSLSDGVAELRLNRPQMLNSFNVQMHQEIRTVIDQVENDKSIRCLLLTANGRGFCAGQDLNDRAVAPGGEAPDLGASVEAYYNPLVRSLTGMPKPVVCAVNGVAAGAGANIALACDIVLAARSASFIESFCKIGVIPDSGGTWNLPRLVGLARARGLALTGEKISAEKAESWGMIWRCVDDEALMTEARALAKHLATQPTKGLGLIKQALLGSANKSLHEQLEVEKELMRTAGRTHDYQEGVAAFTQKRQPNFKGE is encoded by the coding sequence ATGACCTTTGAAACTATCAAATACAGTCTCAGCGATGGCGTTGCCGAATTACGGCTAAATCGTCCGCAAATGCTTAATAGCTTTAATGTTCAAATGCACCAGGAAATTCGCACAGTCATTGATCAGGTGGAAAATGATAAATCCATTCGCTGCTTACTACTGACGGCGAACGGACGTGGTTTTTGTGCCGGTCAGGATCTCAATGATCGCGCTGTCGCACCGGGTGGAGAGGCGCCTGATTTGGGCGCATCGGTCGAAGCCTATTACAACCCCTTAGTACGCAGTTTAACAGGCATGCCCAAGCCTGTTGTTTGTGCGGTAAATGGTGTTGCGGCGGGTGCGGGAGCCAATATTGCGCTGGCCTGCGATATTGTTTTGGCGGCGCGTTCGGCCAGTTTTATCGAGTCCTTTTGTAAGATTGGTGTTATTCCGGATTCTGGTGGCACTTGGAATTTGCCGCGTTTGGTCGGCTTAGCTCGAGCACGTGGTTTGGCACTAACCGGAGAAAAGATCAGCGCCGAAAAGGCGGAATCCTGGGGCATGATTTGGCGCTGTGTCGATGATGAAGCGCTAATGACAGAAGCCAGAGCCTTGGCGAAACATTTGGCAACTCAGCCCACTAAGGGTTTGGGCCTTATCAAACAAGCATTGTTGGGTTCGGCAAACAAATCGCTGCATGAGCAACTCGAAGTCGAGAAAGAACTCATGCGCACTGCTGGCAGAACCCACGATTATCAAGAGGGTGTTGCCGCATTCACCCAAAAACGACAGCCGAATTTTAAAGGCGAGTGA
- the paaZ gene encoding phenylacetic acid degradation bifunctional protein PaaZ, producing the protein MKLQSYVNGAWHEGVGGGKQVFNAVNGDSVCEVNSDGIDFQQVLKHGREKGSTALRALTFHDRANRLKAMAKHLMAKKDEFYRISSWTGATKADSWVDIEGGVGTCFAYSSLVRREFPNDTVLVEGAAERLSAKGTFSGRHILTSKQGIALHINAFNFPCWGMLEKVAPSLLAGMAVIVKPATNSAYLTEAMVREMIAGGFFPEGAIQLICGGVGDIFEHLQEQDVVTFTGSAATGRKLKTHPNIVANSIPFNMEADSLNCSILGKSVEVGSEEFDLYIKEVAREMTVKAGQKCTAIRRAIVPQDRVEAVAQALSQRLSKISIGDPSVEGVRMGPLVGRDQMEDVWQGLETLQRSCDVIYGGNRDFEVTGGDKDKGAFFPTTLLHYANPLQPGTPHDVEVFGPVSTLMPYNSLEEATAIAKMGKGSLAGSVFTYDNQEARDLVLDMAAYHGRILIVNRDCAAESTGHGSPLPMLVHGGPGRAGGGEELGGDRAIKHYMQRTALQSSPTILTALTQEYHAGGATISDATHPFKKYFEDLQIGETLKTHRRTVTEADVVNFGCVSGDHFYAHFDAIAAKDSLFGERVAHGYFVISAAAGMFVEPSPGPVLANYGMDNLRFVEPVKIGDTIQVSITVKRKIKKDPRTPEEQPNGVVVWAVAVVNQEQVTVALYDILTLVARREA; encoded by the coding sequence ATGAAGTTACAAAGCTATGTGAACGGGGCGTGGCACGAGGGTGTTGGCGGCGGTAAGCAGGTATTTAACGCCGTTAATGGCGACTCCGTTTGCGAGGTCAATAGTGATGGTATTGATTTCCAACAGGTGCTCAAGCATGGTCGTGAGAAAGGTTCAACGGCGTTAAGAGCGCTTACCTTTCATGATCGAGCCAACCGCCTGAAAGCGATGGCCAAGCATTTGATGGCAAAAAAGGATGAATTTTACCGAATATCAAGTTGGACTGGAGCCACTAAGGCGGATAGCTGGGTAGACATTGAAGGTGGCGTCGGTACCTGCTTTGCGTACTCTAGCTTAGTGCGCCGCGAGTTCCCTAATGACACAGTATTAGTAGAAGGTGCGGCTGAGCGGCTTTCCGCCAAAGGGACGTTTTCCGGGCGGCATATTTTAACCTCCAAGCAAGGCATCGCTTTGCATATTAATGCCTTTAACTTCCCCTGTTGGGGAATGTTAGAAAAAGTAGCGCCGAGTTTGCTGGCCGGTATGGCGGTAATCGTTAAGCCAGCGACTAACTCAGCCTATCTGACGGAAGCCATGGTACGTGAAATGATTGCCGGTGGGTTTTTCCCGGAAGGTGCTATTCAGCTGATCTGTGGTGGCGTTGGTGATATATTTGAACATCTGCAAGAACAGGACGTAGTGACCTTTACCGGCTCTGCAGCGACCGGGCGCAAACTGAAAACACACCCCAACATCGTTGCCAATTCGATACCTTTCAATATGGAAGCCGATTCACTGAATTGCTCCATTCTTGGTAAAAGTGTTGAGGTTGGCAGTGAAGAATTCGATCTTTATATCAAAGAAGTTGCGCGTGAAATGACAGTCAAAGCGGGGCAGAAGTGCACCGCTATTCGGCGCGCGATTGTCCCGCAGGATAGAGTGGAAGCGGTTGCACAGGCTTTATCACAACGCCTGAGCAAAATTAGCATCGGTGACCCCAGCGTTGAAGGTGTGCGCATGGGACCTCTGGTTGGTCGCGACCAGATGGAGGATGTCTGGCAAGGTCTGGAAACTTTACAACGTAGCTGTGACGTCATCTATGGCGGCAACCGGGATTTTGAAGTAACCGGTGGTGACAAAGACAAGGGCGCTTTTTTCCCAACCACACTCTTACATTATGCGAATCCGTTACAGCCGGGCACGCCTCATGATGTTGAAGTATTTGGTCCTGTCAGTACGCTAATGCCATACAATAGCTTAGAAGAAGCCACGGCCATTGCTAAAATGGGCAAAGGTAGTTTGGCCGGTTCCGTATTTACCTACGATAACCAGGAAGCCAGAGATTTGGTGCTGGATATGGCGGCTTATCATGGCCGTATTCTTATCGTTAATCGAGACTGTGCGGCAGAATCAACCGGACATGGTTCACCCCTGCCGATGCTAGTGCATGGTGGCCCTGGCCGTGCCGGTGGAGGTGAAGAGTTGGGTGGTGATCGCGCCATTAAACATTACATGCAGCGCACAGCATTACAGAGTTCACCGACCATTCTTACCGCTCTTACTCAGGAATACCATGCGGGCGGGGCGACGATTAGCGATGCCACTCACCCCTTCAAAAAATACTTCGAAGATTTACAGATTGGTGAAACCCTTAAGACTCATCGGCGTACCGTCACCGAAGCCGATGTTGTTAATTTTGGTTGTGTCAGCGGCGATCATTTCTACGCGCATTTTGATGCGATAGCTGCCAAGGATTCTCTCTTTGGCGAGCGTGTCGCGCACGGTTATTTTGTCATATCCGCTGCCGCCGGTATGTTTGTCGAACCCTCACCGGGCCCGGTTTTGGCCAACTACGGCATGGATAATCTGCGGTTTGTCGAGCCAGTGAAGATTGGTGATACCATTCAGGTGAGCATTACCGTTAAGCGTAAAATTAAAAAAGATCCAAGAACACCGGAGGAACAGCCAAACGGAGTTGTCGTTTGGGCGGTGGCAGTGGTGAATCAAGAGCAAGTGACCGTAGCGCTTTACGATATTCTGACACTTGTCGCACGCCGCGAAGCATAA
- the paaF gene encoding phenylacetate--CoA ligase has product MNKANTAGEAIETASVDELQGLQLERMRKSLQHAYDNVPFYKQSFDDKGVHPSDLRELSDLAKFPFTTKKDLRDNYPFGMFATPMDDVVRIHASSGTTGKPTVVGYTRKDIDTWASVVARSIRAAGGSKKDIVHVAYGYGLFTGGLGAHYGAEYLGCTVIPMSGGNTEKQIQLIQDFNPDIIMVTPSYMLNIADELERRNVDINKLKLRVGIFGAEPWTDAMRKEIESRMGIDAVDIYGLSEVMGPGVAQECIETKDGPTIWEDHFYPEIIHPETGEVLPDGEEGELVFTSLTKEALPIIRYRTRDLTRLLPGTARTMRRMDKITGRSDDMLIIRGVNVFPSQIEEQLLSLKVLAPHYQIEVTREGRMDSVTINVESSASLDENQKIDTAKLLIHKVKSNIGISARVQVGNPGTIPRSEGKAQRVIDKRNS; this is encoded by the coding sequence ATGAACAAAGCGAACACTGCCGGTGAAGCTATTGAAACCGCAAGCGTTGATGAACTTCAGGGGCTACAGCTTGAACGCATGCGCAAATCACTTCAGCACGCGTATGATAATGTACCTTTCTATAAACAAAGCTTTGATGACAAAGGTGTTCACCCATCGGATTTGCGTGAACTATCCGATTTAGCCAAGTTTCCTTTTACCACCAAAAAAGATTTACGTGATAACTATCCCTTTGGCATGTTCGCCACCCCAATGGATGACGTTGTTCGTATTCACGCGTCAAGCGGAACGACGGGCAAACCAACAGTGGTTGGCTATACGCGCAAAGACATTGATACTTGGGCCTCCGTGGTTGCTCGCTCAATCCGCGCTGCAGGTGGCAGCAAAAAAGACATAGTCCATGTAGCCTATGGTTATGGTCTCTTCACTGGCGGTCTGGGTGCTCATTATGGCGCTGAATATTTAGGCTGCACCGTAATTCCGATGTCGGGTGGTAATACCGAAAAACAAATTCAGCTGATTCAAGATTTCAATCCAGACATCATCATGGTCACCCCGTCTTACATGCTCAATATTGCCGATGAGCTGGAACGACGTAATGTCGACATAAACAAGCTCAAACTCCGCGTCGGTATTTTTGGCGCTGAGCCCTGGACCGACGCCATGCGTAAAGAAATCGAAAGCCGCATGGGTATTGATGCTGTCGATATCTACGGTTTATCGGAAGTCATGGGGCCTGGCGTTGCTCAGGAATGTATCGAAACCAAAGACGGCCCGACTATTTGGGAAGATCATTTCTACCCGGAAATCATTCACCCGGAAACTGGCGAAGTCTTGCCCGATGGCGAAGAAGGCGAACTGGTATTTACCAGCCTGACCAAAGAAGCATTACCTATTATTCGTTATCGCACACGCGACCTCACCCGCTTGCTGCCAGGCACTGCGCGCACTATGCGTCGCATGGACAAAATCACCGGTCGTAGCGATGACATGCTAATTATTCGTGGCGTGAATGTTTTCCCAAGTCAAATCGAGGAACAGCTTTTATCCCTTAAAGTCCTGGCGCCACATTACCAGATTGAGGTGACACGCGAAGGCCGTATGGACTCAGTGACTATTAATGTTGAATCCAGCGCCAGTCTGGATGAAAACCAAAAGATTGATACCGCCAAACTGCTAATCCATAAAGTGAAGTCAAATATCGGTATTTCAGCTCGAGTACAAGTCGGCAATCCTGGCACCATCCCTCGCTCCGAAGGCAAGGCACAACGCGTTATCGATAAGCGCAATAGTTAA
- a CDS encoding Lrp/AsnC family transcriptional regulator has translation MDKIDRQILSVLQAEGRLTNQLLAERVKMSPAACWRRVKQLEERGVIQNYAAILDRKQAGFNFCIFVHVSLSRHIKEDVEKFELAIKKRPEVLECYATTGDSDFILRVVASDIEAYDQFLEEFMFGLPGILQVKSSISLREIKFDTKLPL, from the coding sequence ATGGATAAGATTGATCGTCAGATTCTTAGTGTGTTGCAAGCGGAAGGGCGGCTAACAAATCAACTGCTCGCAGAACGCGTTAAGATGTCACCGGCAGCTTGTTGGCGTCGCGTGAAACAGCTGGAAGAGCGCGGGGTAATTCAAAACTACGCCGCAATTTTGGATCGCAAACAGGCGGGCTTTAATTTCTGTATTTTTGTTCATGTCTCGTTATCAAGACACATTAAAGAGGACGTGGAGAAGTTTGAGCTGGCCATTAAAAAGCGACCGGAAGTATTGGAGTGTTATGCCACGACGGGGGACTCAGATTTTATTCTCAGGGTTGTGGCCTCGGATATTGAAGCCTACGATCAATTTTTAGAAGAGTTTATGTTTGGTTTGCCAGGGATATTGCAGGTGAAATCAAGCATTTCACTACGGGAAATAAAGTTCGATACAAAATTACCTTTGTGA